The following proteins come from a genomic window of Streptomyces sp. Sge12:
- a CDS encoding SDR family NAD(P)-dependent oxidoreductase has translation MTVTEDSQDYGHAYGPGIDPDRLALCLSVLDELDKLDVDHPDAITVRRATAGLYRTVKQRRRQERRAAKTANDKAVTEATATGSAERIDDETEGILPSSVTEAGRIAGILQRPRSCYVCKTRYVEVDYFYHQLCPTCAAENRARREARADLTGKRALLTGGRAKIGMYIALRLLRDGAHTTITTRFPKDAIRRFKAMEDSADWMHRLEVVGIDLRDPAQAVALADQVAASGPLDILINNATQTVRRLPSAYAALVEGEAAPLPAGELPAHQVIGAFNSGAVDGLAALPVGVSGLEAQKVADLALVAGNASLERHLAGTAIDAGGLLPDVVDSNTWVQTIDQISPVELLETQLCNYTSPFILISALRPAMAEAARKAANGRAYIVNVSAMEGVFGRGYKGAGHPNTNAAKAAMNMVTRTSGQEMFQTDRILMTSVDTGWITDERPHFDKLRLAEEGFHAPLDLVDGAARVYDPIVRGEAGEDLFGVFLKDYAPGNW, from the coding sequence ACCCGGACGCCATCACCGTACGCCGCGCCACCGCCGGCCTCTACCGCACGGTCAAGCAGCGCCGCCGCCAGGAGCGCCGCGCCGCCAAGACCGCCAACGACAAGGCCGTCACCGAGGCCACCGCCACCGGCTCCGCCGAGCGCATCGACGACGAGACCGAGGGCATCCTGCCCTCCTCGGTCACCGAGGCCGGCCGGATCGCCGGGATACTCCAGCGCCCGCGCTCCTGCTACGTCTGCAAGACGCGGTACGTCGAGGTCGACTACTTCTACCACCAGCTCTGCCCGACGTGCGCCGCCGAGAACCGGGCCCGGCGCGAGGCCCGCGCCGACCTGACCGGCAAGCGCGCGCTGCTCACCGGCGGCCGGGCCAAGATCGGCATGTACATCGCGCTGCGGCTGCTGCGCGACGGCGCCCACACCACGATCACCACGCGCTTCCCCAAGGACGCCATCCGCCGCTTCAAGGCGATGGAGGACTCCGCGGACTGGATGCACCGCCTGGAGGTCGTCGGCATCGACCTGCGCGACCCGGCCCAGGCCGTGGCCCTCGCCGACCAGGTGGCCGCCTCCGGCCCCCTCGACATCCTGATCAACAACGCGACGCAGACCGTGCGCCGCCTGCCCAGCGCCTACGCGGCGCTGGTCGAGGGCGAGGCCGCCCCGCTGCCCGCCGGTGAGCTCCCCGCCCACCAGGTCATCGGCGCCTTCAACTCCGGCGCGGTCGACGGCCTGGCGGCGCTGCCCGTCGGCGTGAGCGGGCTCGAGGCGCAGAAGGTCGCCGACCTCGCCCTGGTCGCGGGCAACGCCAGCCTGGAACGCCACCTCGCCGGCACCGCCATCGACGCGGGCGGTCTGCTGCCCGACGTCGTCGACAGCAACACCTGGGTGCAGACCATCGACCAGATCTCCCCGGTGGAGCTGCTCGAGACCCAGCTGTGCAACTACACGTCGCCGTTCATCCTGATCAGCGCGCTGCGGCCGGCCATGGCGGAGGCCGCCCGCAAGGCGGCCAACGGACGGGCGTACATCGTCAACGTATCGGCGATGGAGGGCGTCTTCGGCCGCGGCTACAAGGGCGCGGGGCACCCGAACACCAATGCCGCCAAGGCAGCGATGAACATGGTGACGCGGACCAGCGGCCAGGAGATGTTCCAGACCGACCGCATCCTGATGACCTCGGTCGACACCGGCTGGATCACCGACGAGCGCCCGCACTTCGACAAGCTGCGCCTCGCCGAGGAGGGCTTCCACGCCCCGCTCGACCTGGTCGACGGCGCCGCCCGGGTCTACGACCCGATCGTCCGCGGCGAGGCCGGCGAGGACCTGTTCGGCGTCTTCCTCAAGGACTACGCCCCGGGGAACTGGTAG